The Triplophysa rosa linkage group LG15, Trosa_1v2, whole genome shotgun sequence genome has a segment encoding these proteins:
- the LOC130565472 gene encoding E3 ubiquitin-protein ligase RNF135-like — MAEASISEDHFMCSVCLDLLKDPVTVPCGHTYCMRCVTDCWNREDQTGIYSCPQCRQTFSPRPVLWKNVMFAEMMEKLKKTEVRCAVSDHCSAGPADVECDVCTGRKHKAIQSCLLCLNSYCQTHLEQHQNLFRGKRHDLIDATAPLHDVICPRHDKILDIYCRTDQKLICILCIDEHKNHETVSSAAAWTEKQVLNLFRNKCFFIVLLWKFTELYDDLILTLDPNTVNEFLHLSEDNREITNTLTQHQYPDHPDRFDVCQVLCRESVCGRSYWEIEWTGEVVEISVSYKSIRRKGRGDECVFGCNDQSWSLICCDSSYSFSHNSKHTNLPVKLRSNRIGVYVDERVGILSFYSVSDTMTLIHSIITTFTQPLYPGIHKTSRDAGGERKFVKYTGRMESEVCLTGGVSAHESLITSPDSLQLTLDPNTVNEFLHLSEDNREITNTLTQHQYPDHPDRFDVCQVLCRESVCGRSYWEIEWTGEVVEISVSHKSIRRKGRGDECVFGCNDQSWSLICCDSSYSFSHNSKHTNLPVKLRSNRIGVYVDERVGILSFYSVSDTMTLIHSINTTFTQPLYPGFAVSFSELKLCDLTM, encoded by the exons ATGGCAGAAGCGAGTATTTCAGAGGATCACttcatgtgttcagtgtgtctGGATCTGCTGAAGGATCCTGTGACTGTTCCCTGTGGACACACTTACTGCATGAGATGCGTCACGGACTGCTGGAATCGAGAAGATCAGACGGGAATCTACAGCTGCCCTCAGTGCAGACAAACCTTCAGTCCAAGACCTGTTTTATGGAAGAATGTGATGTTTGCTGAGATGATGGAGAAACTGAAGAAGACTGAAGTCAGATGTGCTGTTTCTGATCACTGTTCCGCTGGACCTGCAGATGTGGAGTGTGACGTCTGTACTGGAAGAAAACACAAAGCCATCCAATCCTGTCTGCTGTGTCTCAACTCTTACTGTCAAACTCATCTTGAGCAACACCAGAATCTCTTCAGAGGTAAAAGACACGACCTGATAGACGCCACTGCACCACTTCATGACGTGATCTGCCCTCGACATGACAAGATTCTGGACATTTACTGTCGCACGGATCAGAAGCTTATATGTATTCTGTGTATAGATGAACACAAAAACCACGAGACGGTTTCATCTGCAGCAGCATGGACGGAGAAACAGGTGCTTaatttatttagaaataaatGCTTTTTCATTGTCTTACTGTGGAAGTTTACTGAGCTTTATGACGATTTAATA TTGACTCTGGATCCAAACACAGTGAATGAATTCCTCCATCTGTCTGAGGACAACAGAGAGATTACAAACACTCTCACACAGCATCAGTATCCTGATCATCCGGACAGATTTGATGTGTgtcaggtgttgtgtagagagagtgtgtgtggacGCTCTTACTGGGAGATTGAGTGGACTGGTGAAGTTGTGGAGATATCAGTGTCATATAAGAGCATCAGGAGGAAGGGACGGGgtgatgagtgtgtgtttggatgTAATGATCAGTCCTGGAGTTTGATCTGCTGTGACTCCAGTTACTCATTCAGTCACAATAGCAAACACACTAATCTCCCTGTAAAGCTCAGATCTAATAGAATAGGAGTGTATGTGGATGAGAGAGTAGGGATTCTGTCCTTCTACAGCGTCTCTGACACAATGACCCTCATCCACAGCATCATCACCACATTCACTCAACCGCTCTATCCTGG AATCCACAAAACAAGTCGTGATGCTGGAGGTGAAAGGAAGTTTGTCAAGTACACAGGACGGATGGAGAGCGAGGTGTGTCTCACTGGAGGTGTGTCTGCTCATGAAAGCCTCATCACTTCTCCCG ATTCTCTTCAGTTGACTCTGGATCCAAACACAGTGAATGAATTCCTCCATCTGTCTGAGGACAACAGAGAGATTACAAACACTCTCACACAGCATCAGTATCCTGATCATCCGGACAGATTTGATGTGTgtcaggtgttgtgtagagagagtgtgtgtggacGCTCTTACTGGGAGATTGAGTGGACTGGTGAAGTTGTGGAGATATCAGTGTCACATAAGAGCATCAGGAGGAAGGGACGGGgtgatgagtgtgtgtttggatgTAATGATCAGTCCTGGAGTTTGATCTGCTGTGACTCCAGTTACTCATTCAGTCACAATAGCAAACACACTAATCTCCCTGTAAAGCTCAGATCTAATAGAATAGGAGTGTATGTGGATGAGAGAGTAGGGATTCTGTCCTTCTACAGCGTCTCTGACACAATGACCCTCATCCACAGCATCAACACCACATTCACTCAACCGCTCTATCCTGGGTTTGCTGTTTCTTTCAGTGAACTGAAACTGTGTGACCTAACAATGTAG